A segment of the Ignavibacteriota bacterium genome:
TCAAATCGGCACTCAGTGATGATAGTTATCTTGGATTTCTGTATGCCGGACGTGAACTTGACGAAAGCCATAACCGAGTTCTCGGGTATGATGAACAAATTCGTGTTTCAGAGTCAAGTGTTTTGGAGAGCGCGGGATTTCTTACATGGGCGAAAGATGTCGGAGTTGCCAAAGCAGTAAGAGGACATACCTTAGGTTTTCGGTATTCATACAACACGCGCAACCTTGATTTCAGCCTGAACGCACGTGAGATTTCTGAAAACTTTCGTGCTGATATGGGATACTACGCACGCACCGGTGTCGTCAACTTTATCGGATTTGTCAGACCGAAAATTTATCCCGCAAGCGATTTGTTGCAACGAATTGATTTCGAACTTGCGACAGGACATACGAAGGATAGGTTTGGTGGATTGTGGGAAACAGGAAACGACCTTGCCGCAACTGTTTTCTTTGCGGGTAACTGGACGTTCCGCACTCGCGCGGTGTATGCTACTGAAATATTTGAGGGGCAACGATTCAAGACAAGCGGAGTTCACACTCAACTTCGATCCAACATCACGAAAACATTGTTTACCAATCTTTTGTTTCGTCATACGCAAGCAATCTTCTATCCAGCATCATTACAGGGGAAGAGCGATGTCGTTTCTGCAACAGTAAATTATCAGCCAACGGAAAATATGCAGGTTGATGGTTCGTTTACTTATTCAGACTTCACAAGCGAGGATACTCAAGAGATGCTTTATCATTATACAATCACACGTCTAAAGTTAACGTATCAGGTGAATCAATATCTTTTCTTTCGTGCGCTTGGCGAGTACAACAATTTCCGCAAACAACTCAGCACGGATGTACTTGCTTCGTTCACGTACATTCCCGGAACTGTTGTCTATGTTGGCTACGGTTCAATCTTCAACAAGGTACGATGGGACGGAACTTCGTATGTAGAGAGCGAAAATCTTTTGGAGATGCGGCGCGGGTTGTTTTTCAAGATGTCATATCTATGGCGCTCGTAAATTATTCATTTCAATGAAATCAAACCCAAATAACCATTCAACTCTTTTTGAAACGTTAAAGAAAGATATCCAACGCGGAGATTTCAGAAGTACTGTCTCACGGGAATTTCATGAGTTGAAGGATTTCATGCTCGATGATGAACGAAAGAAACGTCTTCAACAAATGGGACGCGTGAAGGGGTGGTTCTACGTGGTTGGGTGGCTTATGAAAACCATGTTCTTTCGTCTGACACCGACGCGGAGATTGCTTGTTGTTGTTGGCTTGCTCTTCTTATTCTTTTCGCGGGCGCGATTATTTGATGGAGAAAATATTCAGATAGAAACGAACACCGGAATCCTCGGAGGGTTGATGATTCTTTTCGTGTTGATGCTTGAACTGAAGGATAAATTACTCGCGAAAGAAGAACTGGAAGCGGGACATGCTGTACAAAAAGCATTGATGCCGGAACGAAGTCCGAAAGTTGAAGGGTGGGAGATGTGGTTATTCACCCGTTCAGCAAATGATGTTGGAGGCGATTTAGTAGATTGTATCAAGGTAGATGAAGAACGATTTGCCGTTATGCTAGCAGATGTAGCAGGGAAAGGATTGAGCGCCGCACTGCTCACCTCAAAACTCCAGGCAACGATACGCGCGTTAGCTCCGGACGCAGAATCGCTCCCGCTCCTTGCCACAAAACTCAATACAATATTTTGTCGGGATAGTTTACCCAATGTTTTTGCATCGCTTGTCTATGTCGAACTTCGCTGTGGTTCAGGAGAAGTAAAGGTATTGAACGCAGGACATTTTCCTGCGCTCTGTATCTATGGGAATGAAATTCGGAAAACCGAAAAAGGGGGAGCGGCTTTGGGTCTTACAAAAACTGCCCAGTACCGGGAACAAAAAATTGTTCTGCAGGAAAATGAGTTGATGGTAATTTATTCCGATGGATTAACGGAAGCGAGAAATGTAGCAGGAGAATTTTATGGAGAACACAGAATCCAACAATTATTACCTCTTCTGACGAAGTATTCCGTAGGAATAATAGGTGAAATGATAATAGCAGAACTCGACCGTTTTGTCGGAAGCGCACGGACCCATGATGATGTTTCAATTGTTGTTTTGAAGAAGGTATAAAAAAATCAAAAAGAAGAATCAAATATTATTTTGAACTACAAATTTAATAGTTTTATCTATGGACCGCTTCCACTCTCTTCACCTCCGGCGCAAAGTGCATAATCGTTCGTTCAATCCCCGCACGAAGCGTGAGGGGGGAGAGAGGACATATCACGCATAACCCTT
Coding sequences within it:
- a CDS encoding serine/threonine-protein phosphatase, giving the protein MKSNPNNHSTLFETLKKDIQRGDFRSTVSREFHELKDFMLDDERKKRLQQMGRVKGWFYVVGWLMKTMFFRLTPTRRLLVVVGLLFLFFSRARLFDGENIQIETNTGILGGLMILFVLMLELKDKLLAKEELEAGHAVQKALMPERSPKVEGWEMWLFTRSANDVGGDLVDCIKVDEERFAVMLADVAGKGLSAALLTSKLQATIRALAPDAESLPLLATKLNTIFCRDSLPNVFASLVYVELRCGSGEVKVLNAGHFPALCIYGNEIRKTEKGGAALGLTKTAQYREQKIVLQENELMVIYSDGLTEARNVAGEFYGEHRIQQLLPLLTKYSVGIIGEMIIAELDRFVGSARTHDDVSIVVLKKV